In Nocardia asteroides, a single genomic region encodes these proteins:
- a CDS encoding tyrosine-protein phosphatase has product MTVSPSADHLRLSGTFNFRDVGGLRTAGGGTVRSGVLLRSAALANLDARGRTQLRDLNVTAVHDLRGLREIDHFGADVVPDGVRVAVTPFDSRMGEAPPHDAMATDTARTHMLEVYRLFPAMPEANLAILELAGSIANGTGATLVHCAAGKDRTGWAVATLLRAVGVAEDEVLADYLRSNDAVPALREMIAAAGAEQDTEVSDDLLGVRPEYLAVATDGVREFHGDPERYYTALGLTGELRDRLRARLLD; this is encoded by the coding sequence GTGACCGTCTCGCCCTCCGCCGACCACCTGCGGCTCTCCGGCACCTTCAACTTCCGTGACGTGGGCGGGCTCCGCACCGCCGGGGGCGGCACCGTCCGCTCCGGCGTGCTGCTCCGCTCCGCCGCGCTCGCCAACCTCGACGCACGGGGACGCACGCAGCTCCGCGATCTGAACGTCACCGCGGTGCACGACCTGCGCGGCCTTCGTGAGATCGATCACTTCGGCGCCGACGTCGTCCCGGACGGCGTGCGCGTCGCCGTCACCCCGTTCGACTCCAGGATGGGCGAGGCGCCGCCGCACGACGCCATGGCGACCGACACCGCCCGCACGCACATGCTCGAGGTCTACCGCCTCTTCCCGGCCATGCCGGAGGCGAACCTGGCCATCCTCGAGCTGGCCGGGTCGATCGCGAACGGCACCGGGGCGACCCTGGTGCACTGCGCGGCGGGCAAGGACCGCACCGGCTGGGCGGTGGCGACGCTGCTGCGCGCGGTCGGCGTCGCCGAGGACGAGGTGCTCGCCGACTACCTGCGCAGCAACGACGCGGTGCCCGCGCTGCGCGAGATGATCGCCGCCGCTGGGGCCGAGCAGGACACCGAGGTCTCCGACGACCTGCTCGGCGTGCGCCCCGAGTACCTGGCCGTCGCCACCGACGGCGTGCGCGAGTTCCACGGCGACCCGGAGCGCTACTACACCGCGCTCGGCCTCACCGGCGAGCTGCGCGACCGGCTGCGCGCCCGCCTGCTCGACTGA
- a CDS encoding class I adenylate-forming enzyme family protein, which produces MSQQFIVEFPLSAQRVCDNPLARGADGVLRYGNLTPALTELLDLQTHAFSTREAVVEIGGPRLTYRELWYSASRIAGGLQEHGIGYGDRVAVQLPGGARWVQAFLGALLSGAVPVLVDAALPAAAAARVIADSGADFVLGTGGIRNSAASGMPDGAAFIDDGAALNDLALLCYTSGSSAPRGVELTNENLLSAIRSVVSALDLPTDGLRNLVLLPLAHASGCVDQVLPTFAVGGTVVLVPDRARLAEAIETERVDMVSGTPRIFTELLPALTAGGAGREHVARISKAGHRADRAAAPGVLADALRAAFPEARQWSVWGATETSGIGLSTEDTADAAAFRATGSVLGFPFGGTELALWGPRADAGRGELLCRGPNVTRRYWNDPATTAARFTGTWFHTGDLVTIEPDGLVRRGVAR; this is translated from the coding sequence ATGTCGCAGCAGTTCATCGTCGAATTTCCGCTGTCTGCGCAGCGCGTCTGCGACAACCCGCTCGCCCGCGGCGCGGACGGCGTGCTCCGCTACGGCAACCTGACCCCGGCGCTCACCGAGCTGCTCGACCTGCAGACGCACGCCTTCTCCACCCGCGAGGCCGTGGTGGAGATCGGGGGGCCGCGGCTCACCTACCGGGAGCTGTGGTACTCCGCATCCCGGATCGCGGGCGGGCTGCAGGAGCACGGCATCGGCTACGGCGACCGGGTGGCGGTGCAGCTGCCCGGCGGCGCGCGCTGGGTGCAGGCCTTCCTCGGCGCGCTGCTCAGCGGTGCGGTGCCGGTCCTGGTCGACGCCGCGCTGCCCGCCGCCGCGGCGGCGCGGGTGATCGCCGACAGCGGCGCCGACTTCGTGCTCGGCACCGGCGGCATCAGGAACTCCGCCGCGTCCGGCATGCCGGACGGCGCCGCCTTCATCGACGACGGCGCCGCGCTCAACGACCTCGCCCTGCTCTGCTACACCAGCGGCTCGTCCGCCCCGCGCGGGGTCGAGCTGACCAACGAGAACCTGCTCTCCGCGATTCGCTCGGTCGTCTCCGCGCTCGACCTGCCCACCGACGGGCTGCGCAACCTGGTGCTGCTGCCGCTGGCGCACGCGAGCGGCTGCGTCGACCAGGTGCTGCCCACCTTCGCGGTCGGCGGGACGGTGGTGCTCGTCCCGGATCGGGCGCGGCTGGCCGAGGCGATCGAGACCGAGCGGGTGGACATGGTCTCCGGCACCCCGCGGATCTTCACCGAGCTGCTGCCCGCGCTCACCGCGGGCGGGGCCGGGCGCGAGCACGTGGCCAGGATCAGCAAGGCCGGGCACCGGGCGGACCGGGCCGCTGCGCCCGGCGTGCTCGCCGACGCGCTGCGCGCGGCCTTCCCCGAGGCCAGGCAGTGGTCGGTCTGGGGGGCCACCGAGACCAGCGGGATCGGGCTCTCGACCGAGGACACCGCCGATGCCGCGGCGTTCCGCGCGACCGGCAGCGTGCTCGGCTTCCCGTTCGGCGGCACCGAGCTGGCGCTCTGGGGGCCGCGCGCGGACGCGGGCCGCGGCGAGCTGCTCTGCCGCGGGCCCAACGTCACCCGGCGCTACTGGAACGACCCGGCGACCACCGCCGCCCGCTTCACCGGCACCTGGTTCCACACCGGCGACCTGGTCACCATCGAGCCGGACGGGCTGGTCCGGCGCGGCGTCGCGCGCTGA
- a CDS encoding enoyl-CoA hydratase/isomerase family protein — MSGTEPTRLERRSTDSGAELAVLTLANPPLNLFDQPLFDALVADIAELTAHPPRALLLRAEGKVVSGGVDVHVFEGLTVEQGAQLWRSLFETIIQPLEALPCPVVFAAHGLTLTAAFEIALACDIILATPTARFGLVETVVGLTPSMGGPQRLAERAGSGRAREFVMTGDLYAATVMAEWGVVNGVHEDVEAAAQALVTRLADGPTRAHAATKEIIGAWRSGGVAHADSVTPEVSGALFGTEDLRGGVRSFLQQGPGKATYTGR; from the coding sequence ATGAGCGGAACCGAACCGACACGCCTGGAACGCCGCAGCACCGATTCCGGCGCCGAGCTCGCCGTCCTCACCCTGGCGAACCCGCCGCTGAACCTGTTCGACCAGCCGCTGTTCGACGCGCTGGTCGCCGATATCGCCGAGCTCACCGCACACCCGCCGCGCGCGCTGCTGCTGCGCGCCGAGGGCAAGGTGGTCTCCGGCGGGGTGGACGTGCACGTCTTCGAGGGGCTGACGGTGGAGCAGGGCGCCCAGCTGTGGCGCTCGCTCTTCGAGACGATCATCCAGCCGCTCGAGGCGCTGCCCTGCCCGGTGGTCTTCGCCGCGCACGGCCTCACCCTCACCGCGGCCTTCGAGATCGCGCTGGCCTGCGACATCATCCTGGCGACGCCGACGGCCAGATTCGGGTTGGTGGAGACGGTGGTCGGGCTGACCCCGTCGATGGGCGGGCCGCAGCGGCTGGCCGAGCGCGCCGGCTCCGGCCGGGCCCGCGAGTTCGTGATGACCGGCGATCTCTACGCCGCCACCGTCATGGCCGAGTGGGGCGTGGTGAACGGGGTGCACGAGGACGTCGAGGCGGCGGCGCAGGCGCTCGTCACCCGGCTGGCCGACGGCCCGACCCGGGCGCACGCCGCGACCAAGGAGATCATCGGCGCCTGGCGCTCCGGCGGTGTCGCGCACGCGGATTCGGTGACGCCCGAGGTCTCCGGCGCGCTCTTCGGCACCGAGGATCTGCGCGGCGGGGTGCGCAGCTTCCTGCAGCAGGGGCCAGGGAAGGCGACCTACACCGGGCGGTGA
- a CDS encoding glutathione S-transferase family protein: MTTSAEDRSGSQGSYVEPGEFKRDTNYITTRITADGRDGYPAEAGRYRLAAARACPWANRTLIVRRLLGLEGALSLGLCGPTHDKLSWTFDLDPGGVDPVLGIPRLRDAYLARFPDYPRGITVPAVVEIATGQVVTNDYPQITLDFCTEWTEFHREGAPDLYPAHLRDEIDEVARKNFTEVNNGVYRCGFAGDQDAYERAYARLFTRLDELTERLAGQRYLVGDTITEADVRLFTTLARFDPVYHGHFKCNRTKLSEMPVLWAYARDLFQTPGFGDTIDFGQIKTHYYAVHRDINPTGVVPVGPDLANWRTPHGREQLGGRPFGDGTPPPPPRAGEEVPALG; this comes from the coding sequence GTGACCACGTCGGCAGAGGATCGCTCCGGTTCGCAGGGCAGTTACGTGGAGCCGGGCGAGTTCAAGCGGGACACCAACTACATCACCACCCGGATCACCGCGGACGGCCGCGACGGCTACCCGGCGGAGGCCGGGCGGTACCGGCTGGCCGCGGCGCGGGCCTGCCCGTGGGCCAACCGCACGCTGATCGTGCGCAGGCTGCTCGGCCTGGAGGGCGCGCTCTCGCTCGGGCTCTGCGGCCCCACTCACGACAAACTGAGCTGGACCTTCGACCTGGACCCCGGCGGCGTCGACCCGGTGCTCGGCATCCCCCGGCTGCGCGACGCCTACCTCGCCCGGTTCCCGGACTACCCGCGCGGCATCACCGTGCCCGCCGTGGTCGAGATCGCCACCGGCCAGGTGGTCACCAACGACTACCCGCAGATCACCCTCGACTTCTGCACCGAGTGGACCGAGTTCCACCGGGAGGGCGCGCCCGACCTCTACCCGGCGCACCTGCGGGACGAGATCGACGAGGTCGCGCGGAAGAACTTCACCGAGGTCAACAACGGCGTCTACCGCTGTGGCTTCGCCGGCGACCAGGACGCCTACGAGCGCGCCTACGCCCGGCTGTTCACCCGGCTGGACGAACTCACCGAGCGGCTCGCCGGGCAGCGCTACCTGGTCGGCGACACCATCACCGAGGCCGATGTCAGGCTCTTCACCACGCTGGCCCGCTTCGACCCCGTCTACCACGGCCACTTCAAGTGCAACCGGACCAAACTGAGCGAGATGCCGGTGCTCTGGGCCTACGCCCGCGACCTGTTCCAGACCCCTGGATTCGGCGACACCATCGACTTCGGCCAGATCAAGACGCACTACTACGCGGTGCACCGGGACATCAACCCAACCGGTGTGGTCCCGGTCGGCCCCGACCTGGCGAATTGGCGCACCCCGCACGGCCGCGAGCAGCTCGGCGGGCGCCCGTTCGGCGACGGGACGCCGCCGCCCCCGCCGCGCGCGGGCGAAGAGGTTCCGGCCCTCGGCTGA